The Lycium barbarum isolate Lr01 chromosome 4, ASM1917538v2, whole genome shotgun sequence nucleotide sequence aaaaaaaaatcacaaaaaacaaAGTTATATTACGAACTTATTAGGGCATCGTCCATGTTCTTAGCCATTCCCTGCAGCCCAACTTCATACTTTTTGATCAAATCCTCCAATCTCATTCCTTCCACTGGATCAACGGCGATAAACCACTCGATCACACATCCATGTTGACCATCAACTTCATCTGGGACAATCTTGACCGTCGAAAAGTATGACTTGAACCCAATGTTACAATCCACTATCTCATAGCTTAATATCCTCTCAATTGGATTAATAGACACCAGCCTCTCCTTGGACCAGCTCACTGGAGCACCACGCTCCGGTGGGAGAGAGAATCCGGTACAGTATCGTATGCAACCAACCTCACCATTTTCACCATGGATGCCATAAGTTGTTGAC carries:
- the LOC132638359 gene encoding lachrymatory-factor synthase-like, whose translation is MNKSDLNSSTSMEQKDSQPKWEAKVSTRLQKADADQIFSLFKDFFGLNKWFPSLSTTYGIHGENGEVGCIRYCTGFSLPPERGAPVSWSKERLVSINPIERILSYEIVDCNIGFKSYFSTVKIVPDEVDGQHGCVIEWFIAVDPVEGMRLEDLIKKYEVGLQGMAKNMDDALISS